Proteins encoded by one window of Juglans regia cultivar Chandler chromosome 15, Walnut 2.0, whole genome shotgun sequence:
- the LOC109010670 gene encoding L-Ala-D/L-amino acid epimerase-like: MFSTGLSLFSPPHAPILCSPLHPTETPPKSHPFFQFSSTPTKKMAATTPIAITTSFGLKNLMETFTVDVQRAENRPLNVPLIAPFTISSSRLERVENVAIRIELRNGCAGWGEAPILPFVTVEDQSTAMSKAAEACEFLKRSPAMTMGLLLAEIDGILPGHEFASVRAGVEMAVIDAVATSIGVPLWRLFGGVSNTITTDITIPIVSPAEAAELAAKYYNQGFNTLKLKVGKNLKADIEVLQAIRGAHPECSFILDANEGYKPTEAIEVLEKLHEMGVTPVLFEQPVHRDDWEGLGHVTRIAKNKYGVSVAADESCRSLVDFKKIVRGNLADVVNIKLAKVGVVGALEIIEIARASGLHLMIGGMVETRLAMGFAGHLAAGLGCFKFVDLDTPLLLSEDPVLEGYEVSGAVYKFTNARGHGGFLHWDNIA, encoded by the exons ATGTTCTCAACTGGGCTCTCTTTGTTTTCACCACCGCACGCTCCGATCCTCTGTTCTCCCCTGCATCCCACTGAAACCCCTCCAAAATCTCATCCCTTTTTCCAGTTTTCATCTACTCCCACCAAAAAAATGGCGGCCACAACGCCTATTGCGATAACGACTAGCTTCGGGCTCAAGAATTTGATGGAGACATTCACAGTTGATGTGCAGAGAGCAGAGAATAGACCACTGAATGTCCCTTTGATTGCGCCTTTTACGATTTCATCGTCGAGGCTTGAGAGGGTTGAGAATGTGGCAATTAGAATTGAGCTGAGAAATGGGTGTGCGGGGTGGGGTGAGGCTCCAATTTTGCCTTTTGTGACTGTAGAGGATCAGAGTACGGCTATGTCAAAGGCGGCGGAGGCATGTGAATTTCTAAAGCGGAGTCCGGCAATGACGATGGGATTGTTGTTGGCGGAGATTGATGGGATTCTTCCAGGACATGAGTTTGCTTCA GTTAGAGCAGGAGTTGAAATGGCAGTGATAGATGCAGTAGCTACTAGCATAGGCGTGCCTCTGTGGAGACTATTTGGGGGAGTTTCAAATACCATAACAACTGATATAACA ATTCCAATTGTTTCTCCAGCTGAAGCTGCAGAATTGGCTGCAAAGTATTACAATCAAGGATTCAATACTTTGAAGCTTAAGGTAGGAAAGAATCTGAAAGCAGATATAGAAGTTCTTCAGGCCATACGTGGTGCACATCCTGAATGCTCGTTTATCTTGGATGCTAATGAGGGATACAAACCAACAGAAGCAATTGAAGTTCTTGAAAAATTGCAtg AAATGGGGGTCACTCCTGTTCTTTTTGAACAACCTGTTCATAGAGATGATTGGGAGGGTCTCGGTCATGTTACTCGTATTGCTAAAAACAAATATGGGGTATCTGTTGCCGCTGATGAAAGCTGTCGGAGCTTAGTTGATTTCAAGAAAATAGTCCGAGGAAATCTTGCAGATGTCGTTAACATTAAACTTGCCAAAGTTGGGGTAGTGGGGGCCCTTGAGATTATTGAGATTGCAAGAGCATCGGGATTGCATCTGATGATTGGTGGTATGGTTGAGACTAGACTGGCCATGGGCTTTGCTGGCCATCTTGCTGCTGGCCTTGGGTGTTTCAA GTTTGTTGACCTAGACACACCCCTTTTGCTATCCGAAGATCCAGTTCTTGAGGGTTACGAGG TCTCGGGTGCTGTTTACAAGTTCACGAATGCTCGAGGCCATGGTGGTTTTCTTCATTGGGACAATATTGCTTG A